Proteins encoded together in one Lathyrus oleraceus cultivar Zhongwan6 chromosome 5, CAAS_Psat_ZW6_1.0, whole genome shotgun sequence window:
- the LOC127080953 gene encoding uncharacterized protein LOC127080953: MVILHEDKFETIKIERSRAVKNGGPSRADAIEYQRDSIILASADFPFDAEIERTLRTRLRQARLARLESDEEQPSIHSGSDSGLEREIKTMGENPPPPERLLGDYGGANAPTGRLTIVNQPVNVANFQLHPSTINQLERKHFTGKEEMEKAFLNEYFPASVFLRKRYEILNFKQKNGETLGGAYKRFKRVLVACPTHNMDPTKQMQMFVNGLKIKTKQFIHIAAGGSTNFSTSTSIKKIIEAIAANEHLELYGRCQSKPEWVIHLKLETNKIRIEDTIAAEIEKRLKAMNIGTQQVAQVLLVPTVCCEICNAPHQTVYCFATPQQVEVTKFFMQNNPYSNTYNPGWKNHPNFSWKDQKGNTPQHGQYQTQYQQQKQQQAPKKADWEISIERMQLASSSEAQGALPSTTVTNPGEHNNVSVVITRSGKSNEVVEEMDEEEDRLIKVDLEIKENGVVREELVAPKLVMREIVTEPKLVVKLPFPTRNKKKGQHEKKFEKFLELFKKLEINIPLLEALEQMHTYAKFMKGIVSKRRAIDTNPIILTETCSAILQGASVNLMLLSIYKNLGIGVV, from the exons ATGGTAATTTTACACGAAGACAAATTTGAGACGATTAAGATTGAACGATCAAGAGCTGTGAAGAACGGAGGTCCTTCAAGAGCGGATGCGATTGAATATCAACGAGATTCCATTATTCTT gcctcagctgattttccTTTTGATGCAGAAATCGAAAGAACTTTGCGGACAAGACTCAGACAAGCTCGATTGGCAAGACTGGAATCAGATGAAGAACAACCTTCTATTCATTCAGGTTCAGATTCAGGTTTAGAGAGAGAGATCAAAACAATGGGGGAGAATCCACCGCCACCAGAAAGACTGTTGGGTGACTACGGAGGGGCAAATGCACCAACCGGCAGATtaacaattgtcaaccaaccagtgaaCGTGGCTAATTTCCAGTTACATCCTAGTACTATTAATCAGCTTGAAAGGAAGCATTTCACTGGAAAG GAAGAGATGGAAAAAGCCttcctgaatgagtattttccagcgtCAGTTTTTCTGCGGaagaggtatgaaattctgaattttaagCAGAAAAACGGGGAAACTTTGGGAGGCGCctacaagagattcaagagagtcCTAGTCGcctgcccaactcataatatggatccaACCAAACAGatgcagatgtttgtgaatggtctcaaaataaagaccaaacaATTTATACATATTGCAGCTGGTGGCTCTACTAATTTCTCAACATCCACTagtatcaagaagatcattgaagcTATTGCTGCTAATGAACACTTGGAGTTGTACGGTAGATGTCAAAGTAAACCGGAATGGGTTATCCATTTAAAGTTGGAAACCAATAAAATCCGTATTGAAGATACTATAGCTGCTGAAATTGAGAAGAGGCTAAAggcgatgaatataggtacccaACAGGTGGCACAGGTCCTACTGGTTCCTACTGTCTGTTGTGAGATATGTAATGCTCCACACCAAACGGTGTATTGttttgcaactcctcaacaagtTGAGGTAACCAAATTTTTTATGCAGAATAATCCCTattccaacacatacaatccgggttggaagaatcatcccaacttctcATGGAAAGACCAGAAAGGGAACACTCCTCAACACGGTCAAtaccaaactcaatatcaacaacagaAGCAACAACAAGCCCCTAAGAAAGCTGATTGGGAGATTTCCATTGAAAGAATG CAATTAGCCTCGAGTTCTGAAGCACAAGGTGCTCTACCTAGTACAACTGTGACAAATCCTggagagcataataatgtgagcGTTGTGATAACAAGAAGTGGTAAATCTAATGAAGTAGTTGAGGAGATGGATGAAGAGGAAGATCGACTGATCAAAGTGGATCTTGAGATCAAAGAAAATGGAGTTGTGAGGGAAGAATTGGTGGCACCGAAACTAGTAATGAGAGAAATAGTCACTGAGCCTAAGTTGGTTGTTAAGCTTCCTTTTCCCACTAGAAACAAGAAAAAGGGGCAACATGAGAAAAAATTTGAGAAGTTCCtagagttgttcaagaagctAGAGATTAATATTCCATTGTTGGAAGCACTTGAACAAATGCATACTTACGCCAAGTTCATGAAGGGCATCGTTTCTAAGAGGCGTGCCATCGACACCAACCCGATTATTCTaaccgaaacttgtagtgctattttgcaaG GAGCAAGTGTGAATCTCATGTTGTTATCCATTTACAAGAATCTTGGTATAGGGGTTGTGTAA